In the genome of Thermoproteus tenax Kra 1, the window CGATCCAGCCCCCCGTCCCATTGGCGTTCACTCTGTGCAGGGCAATAGAGGTGAACGTCACATATATTGCGATCCTCTGAGGCGATGGAGGATCAGAGATGTAGATGTCCACATGTCCCTGTGAGAAGTAGTAGTAGGCCAAGAGGCCTAAGGCTGCCACTACGACGATCGCCCCTACGACGAGGATGGACGTTCTCATAAGACGTCGTTGCGCGTTAGCTTTAAGGTTTTCTTGCGCCTAAGGCTCGTCTCACGAGCTCCCTCACGTTGGGGTACGTCTTCAGTACATCTAGATCATCGGCAGAGATCCACCTTCCCTCTCTCAGCGTTCCGCCGGTTCTCTCCACAAGGAATATCAAGTCGTAGTGGAGGTGAACCTCAGAAGGGTATCTGACCACCTCGCGCATTATGGCGAAGGGGAGCGGCTCCTCAATAACATCGGGCGCAGTTATGCCCAACCTCGGGCCCACCGGCTCAACCCTCAAGCCTGTCTCCTCCTCAAACTCTCTGACCACAGCCTCGGCAGGCGTCTCGCCGGGCTCCACGTGGCCGCCTGGGTAGAGCCAGACGTCAAGCTTTTTGTGATATATCATAAGAGCCCTACCGCCTTCAACCAAGATGCCCGATGCCACAATACACTTCTTCACTCTCGGTCTTAGGGATCCGCTAAATGAGTCCAATGGACAACTTTCAGCGCCTCAGTTCTCCTGCTCGGCCCTCCTCTCCAGCCACTTGGAGAACATTATGAAGAAGACCTCCGCGTTGTGCCTTCCCACCGCCCTCTCCAGCGCGGCGTACAGCCCCTCCGGCTCCGCCTCGGCGAACTCGGCGAGCCCTCTGCCGAAGAGCCTCCTCAGCCTCACGTCGATGGCGGTGAGGTAGGCTGCGTCGAGGCTCCTCACGAACTCCGGGAGGAGACCCGTCTTGAGGGTCAAGGCCATCATGTGCACGCCGTGTGCCCCAGGATAAAAATCCTCCGGAGCGCCGAGAGAAATCATCCCATATAAATAACTTACGGAGTAGCTAAGCAATCCGCAGATCTTAAAACAGGGAGACAATCCAAATATTTATGAGGCGGATGACGGCAAGGCGGAATATTACGGTTTCCTCGCCCATTACTGTATCGGGCGAGGTCGCATGGGACACGAAGGCGCCAAGGGCGGCCGCCCTAACAGTGTTCCCCTCAAGAGGGGAAGCGCCATGAGGCCTCTGGAGGGAGTGAGAATTTTGGACTTCACGGCGGCCATGGCAGGTCCCTTTGCGACGATGCTCCTCGCGGACTTGGGAGCCGAGGTTATAAAGATAGAGCCCCCCGAGGGGGATCACGCGAGAGATTGGGGCCCTCCCTCATATGGCGAGAAATACAGCGCATATTTCGCAAGCGTGAACAGAGGTAAGAAGTCGATCGTCTTGGACCTCAAAAGGGAGGAGGCACGCGAGGTAGTCTATAAATTGGTAAAGACTGCAGATGCAGTAGTCGAAAACTTCAGGCCAGGGGTCGCCGAAAGGCTCGGCGTGGACTACAAGAACTTAAAGAGATTCAACCCTCAGTTGGTTTACTGCTCTATTTCGGGGTTCGGCGAAGGGCCCTACAGAGATCTGCCTGCGTACGACCTGGTGGCGCTCGCTATGTCGGGACTGATGGACTTGACCGGAGAGCCCGAGAGACCGCCGGTGAAGTTCGCGGTTCCTATCACGGATATTGCCGCTGGCTTCTACTGCGCTCTCTCTGTTACCGCCGCAGTGTTGAGCGGGATCCCGGGGTACATAGAGGTGCCGCTCATAGAGGCGGCTATATCGTTGCTCACGCATCAAGCAAGTTACTACTTCGCCAGCGGCGAACCGCCGAGGAGGATGGGAAGCGCCCACGCGACCATAGTCCCATATCAAGCGTTTAAGGCTAAGGACGGCTACTTCATATTGGCGGTGGGTAGCGATCATTTATGGCGGAAGTTCTGCGAGGCCATAGGCAGGCCGGAGCTAGCCGACGATCCGCGCTTTAGGACTAACGCAGATAGAGTCAAGAACAGGGACGAGCTTGTAAAGATACTCGAGAGGATCTTTGCAGAAGGAGAGACGCACCACTGGGTCAGGTTGATGTGGCAGAACGGCGTAGCTGCAGCGCCCGTCTATAACGTTTCACAGGTGTTCTCAGATCCACATATAAAGTACAGAGGTGTGGTCGTTGAGGCCAACGGCCCCTATGGCCCAGTAAGGATGTTGAGGAGCCCGATAAACTCGGCGTCAATGGACATAGGCAGATACACAGCGCCGCCGGCCCTTGGGGAGCACACGTGCGAGATCCTCAAAGAGCTCGGTTATACCGACGAGCAGATAAGAGACCTCCTTAAGAGCGGCGTAGCTAGATCCTCGTCTAACAGCTGCTCGATATCTCGAGAGAGGAGCGCCCCGGCCGGGATTTGAACCCGGGTCACGGGCTCGACAGGCCCGCATACTAGTCCGGGCTATACTACCGGATGGGGTAGCTACATGCTATGGCCCCCGCCCGTCCGGGGCGGGCTCTTTGTACTGATGTTTTTAAAAGTTTTTCGCTCAACTGCTATGTATTGAGGCGTAGCACGCCATCTGTCCTACCGCCGGCGTTGCGCCCAGGGGGCCCCACCCTGCCTCCGCTTTACTGACGTCCAAGGCGCCTCGGGCGCAGAGCCATCGTGCAAGGGGCAGAGGCCCCCTCCTCCAGTGATAGCCCCGGCCGGGGATCGTGGGGACGCTGCCTCTTTACAGCGGGCATACGCTTAAGCCCCCAGTCTGCACAGAGAAACGCGCTTTCCTCAATTGCGAGGAAGAAAACTGTCCTCTGAGCGGCCAAGGCCGGGTTATCGTCGAAGGTATAACGGCCCTTTAGACAGCATCGTTAAAGCGGATCTCCACCGCCGGAGAAAAATTTTTAAGAAGGCGCCATTGATGAGTCCGCCCCGGCTAGACGGGGGCCGTAGCCGAAGGCTACCCCACCCGGTCGTCTAGCCCGGTCAAGGGGCAACGCCCGGCTAGGGATATGGGCCTCTCGAGCCCAAGACCCGGGTTCAAATCCCGGCCGGGGCACTACGCCTTTATCAGTCCCATAACGCCGTCGGCCACGAGCTGGACCGCCCAAGCCGCTATTATTAGGCTGAAGAACCTAGCGAATATCCTCAACGCGTTAGTCCCGACGAGTCTCACCAACAACGCCGAGTATTTCATCGTTAGATAGGTCATAGCCGAGGCAACGGCTATGGCCACTATCAACGTCAGCGGGTCGTAGTAGGTGGCCATCACCATCACAGACGTTATAGCGCCCGGCCCCACGAGCATCGGCGTTATTATGGGCACAACGATGTACTCATCAGGGTTTATGCCCATCGTCTTTGGGGCACCCTCTCTGAGGATGTCTATCGCTATAACGAACAGCACGGCCCCGCCTGCGGCGCGGAACCCATTTATGTTGACTCCGAATACATTCAATATATAGGGGCCTGCGAACGCGAACAACAACAACAGCACTGGGACAGTGGTCGCCACTAGCCTCAGAAAACGCGGGTGCATCCTCTCATAGTTGGGCAACGTGGCGAGCAGGGGTATGGCGCCCAATGGGTCTATAATGGCGTAGAGTTGCACTGCGCCTACCAGCGCCTCGAAGGGCGAGAACATCACTCAGGCGGCACCCTAGCTATTACCCTCCTCACCACTTTTCCGTCGGGAGTTCTGAAGAGAGCGACGACCACGCCCGGCTTCCCGGGCGGTTGAAGCACCCAAGCCTTTTCAGGCTTCAACATATACCTTCTCCCCTCAACTACGACTTCATACTCTTTATCCAGTATGTCTGACACGTGGCCTCCTACTGGGGTAAAAAAATCTTTTCGCAAAGTTTAAAACTTCCCGCTCCCCACCGCCAATGTTACCGAGGGCGTTCGTAACAAGCGTAGTGGGCTCGTGGCCGCGCCCCAAGTGGCTTCTGGAGGCCTTCGAGAGAAGGGAGGCAGGCTTGATAGACGACGAGACTCTGAAGATATACATGGACGATGCCGTGAGGCTTGCGATCCAAGATCAAGTCGATGCAGGCATAGACGTGGTGACCGACGGGGAGCAGAGGCGCACAAGCTTCGTGGCATTCGTCGGACAGAAGCTCAAGGGCTTCAAAGTGGTCAAGGTGGACGAGCTCCACCCTGAGGCCAGAGAGATAATGAAGCGCCACAAGGCCCCGCTGACGATCTGGCGCCCAGTGATATCAGGCTATATTGAGGACAGCATAATAGCTGAGGACGAGGCCAAGTTCGCCAGAGCTGTCTCCCCGCGGCCCATTAAGGTGACGCTTCCCTCCCCCTATCTGATCATGTGGGAGAGCTGGCACCAGAAAATATCATCTCCCTACTATCCAAGGCCGGAGGACGCGGCCGAGGCATACGCCAAAGTTCTGCGGAGGGAGATCGCCCGGCTCATAGACGCAGGAGTCGCCTTTATACAATTGGACGAGCCCATGTTAGGAGATCTACTGGAGGCCTCCGAGACGGAGCCGGACAGATATAAGAGAGTCGCAATGGAGATATACGGCCAGAAGTACCGAGGCCTCAAGGATGAGATAAGGCTCGCGGTCGACTTAGTCAACGAGGTCGTGCAAGGGTACGGGACGGTCGTCCGCATCGGGGTCCACTTGGACAGATGGCCCGCGGAGGACTCGCCGGTTGTAGGCTACGAGAGACTTGCCCCTGCCATCTTCGACCTCAAGGTGAGACAGTACGTCGTGGAGTACAAGGCGCCGCGCATGGGCGATCCGGCCGAGTTCGCCAAGATTCTGCCCTCAGACAAAGAGCTGGGCCTCGGCTCTGTGGACGTGAGGAACCCCAAGGCGGTGGAGACGCCCGAGGAGATCGTGGCCCACGTAGAGAGGGTGGTGAAATACGTAGATCCCACAAAGATATGGTTGAACCCCGACTGCGGCTTTGCGCCGGGCCAATTCAGAGCATTTCCGAGAGACGTAGCCAGAGCCAAGCTGAAGGCGATGGCCGAGGCCGCGAGGAAGTTGAGGGAGAAATACTGGTGGGTTTAGGCAGGCCTGAACCAATAGGTTAGGTAGCCCTCCCCAGCCCTTTTCCCCACGACGAGTCTCATCTTCATGCCTGGCTTGAGCGTGCGCGGATCTGCATCTACCCAAGCGGTCACGTTGAAGCCCTCGGGCATCCGCACTATCCCGACAACATAGTCTCTGTTGTGGGCAAAGGACGCCGGCTTTACATTTATCACAGTCCATGTTATCAATTCTCCCTCCCTTGACGCCTCCCTCCACTCCATGTCGGACGCCTTGCATTTGGGACAGTCGGCTTGCGGCGGGAAGTAGACTGAGCCGCACCTCTTGCATACAGTGTAGTAGAGTCTCTCTTGAGAGAGCCCTTCTATGAACTTAGATATCCTGTTGACCGAGAGTTGGAACCTCAACCTTAACTCCCTCACGTCGACCCAGATTAGGGCTCCCGTTTTCTGATCTCTGACAACGGGGAGCCCCGTGCTTGCGACCAGCCGATCCAGTTGGCTTAACTGCTCAGCCTCGGCCTTGTCCAGATATTCCCGCAGCTTCTGGATTATGGTGCTCATAGCGACAATATGGTCACAAAGGCGTAGTGTCCGGTGCCGCCCACATTATGGGCCAACGCCATTCCCCTCCTTATGGGCGCCTGCCTCCCCCTTTCAACCTCCTGGCGCAGTTGTCTTGTCAATTCGGCTATCATTGCAACTCCAGTGGCCCCGATGGGGTGTCCCTTGGCCTTCAGCCCGCCGCTTAGGTTAACCGGGATCCTTCCGCCTATATACGTCTGTTTCTCCCGCGCCAACAGATAACCCTCCCCCCTCTTGGCGAAGCCCAAGTCCTCGTACGCCATAATCTCTGCTATAGTGAAGCAGTCGTGCACCTCGGCCACGTCTAGGTATTTGACGGGCTCAGAGGGATCTATCCCTGCCCTTCTATAGGCCCTCTCAGCCGCGAGTCTGGCCGCCTCTAGTCCCGTAAAGTCTGCGCGTTTGCTCAAGTTGCTGGTGCCGTTGGCGGCGCCTATGGCCTTTATCCACACGGGCGTGTCTGTGATCTTCCTCGCGACCTCCTCGCTGGCGAGCACGACGGCGGCAGAGCCGTCGGTTATGGGCGATGAATCATAGAGTTTGAGGGGCCAGGCGACGTATTTAGACTTGAGACACTCCTCCAATGTTATAGGCTTTTGGAACTGCGCCTTTGGGTTCATGGAGCCGTAATAGTGGTTCTTCACGGCGACCTCACACAGGTCAGCCTCAGTGGCTCCATACTTGTTCATATACGCAGTGGCATGCAAGGCGTAGTAGCCGGGAAACGTAAGGCCGAAGTTCTCGAACTCCCAGAAATAGTTCCCAGCTCTGCCTATGAACTCCACCACAGTAGGGGTCGGCGATTCGTTCATCTTCTCGACCCCTATGGCCATAACTATATCGGCCTCGCCGCTGGCGACCATATGATAGGCCGTCCTCACGGCCGAGGAGCCGCTTGCACACGCAGCCTCGACCCTTATGCCGCTATGTGGCGCCAATCCGCAGTACTCCCCCACTACTACGGCGGGGAGCGGCTCGCTGGACCAACCGCCTACGTTGCCTACGACGAATGCCTCTATGTCCTTGGTGTCGAGCCTCGCATCGTCGAGGGCCTCCTTGACGGATTCCCACGCAAGCTCAGGCAGAGAGACGTCCGGGCGATAGCCGAACTTCGAGACGCCTACTCCTACAACGGCGACCTTCCTCATGTGACGAGTTTGGCGACCTCCTCAGGTATCTGTCCCTTCTCTCTCAAGAGGCGTATCAGCTGTCTATACGCCGTGAGGCGTTGGATGTTGTTGGCGCCCTCGTATATCTGTGTTATTTTGACGTCGCGCAAGAACCTCTCGATGCCAGTTTCGACTATTACGCCAACTCCTCCATGGAGGTTTATGGCCTCTGATATTATTTCCTCGGCGACCTCAGTCGCATAGAACTTAGCCAGCGAGGCCACGAAGGTGAACTCCCTTCTTCCATCGTCGGCCAGTTTGGCCGCTAAATATGTCAAGAGTCTCGCCGAGAACAGCTTAGCGGCCATGTCCATGAGGCTGAACTGTATTGCCTGGAAGTACGCAACGGGGACTCCGAAGGCCTGTCTCTGATGTACGTACTGGAAGGCCCTCTCGAAGGCGCCTTGGGCCATTCCCACAGCCTGTGCGGCGACGCCTATCCTTGTCCTATCGAAGGTCTCCATGGCGTATATGAAGCCCATGCCCTCCTCGCCCACTCTATTCTCGTCCGGCACCTCCACATTGTCGAAGACGAGCTCGCATGCGTTATCGCCGTGTAGGCCCATTTTGTGGTAGCACTGTTCCACTCTGAAGCCTGGAGTTCCCTTCTCCACTATGAAGAACGTCAAGCCTAAGTATCGGGCTCTTTTATCAGGCGGCGGGTAGGTTCTGGCCAGGACGACGAAGTAGTCGGCTACGTCGGAGCTGCTGATGAACGCCTTCCTTCCATTGATGACCCACTTGTCTCCCCTCTTCTCAGCCTTCGTTTGTATTCCGGCCACATCGCTGCCGCAACAAGGCTCAGTCACCGCGAACGCGCCCAGCTTTTCGCCGCGCGCTATCGGCGGGATATATTTGCGCCTCTGCTCCTCGGTCCCAAAGAGCAGTATGGGAGTCATGAAGAGCTCGTTTGTTCCGAAGTAGACGCTGAGGCCAGGTAGCACTCTACAAAACTCCTCGCTCATTATGGCCGCCATTCTGTGATCGCCGCCCTGGCCGCCGTACTGTTCGGGGACGCCTATGCCGTAGAATCCTTGCTCCGCTATTTTCTTAATGATGTCCAACGGAGGCCGATCTCTCTCCTCGATCTCCATGGCCCTTGGCGCTATCTCCCTTTCAACGAACTCTCTTACAGCCTTTCTGAACATCTCATGTTCTGGCGTCAGTACCACAGAGAAGTCGGTTATAGAGTCCAGTGGGAATACCATGGCCCATTGTTACGGCCTCAATATAAACCATTATTTCGGCTAGACGTTAAGATCATTTTTAAAATACTCGACACAAGATAAGGTGGAGTCCCATGAAATCTTTGAAAAATATATAAAAAATCGTCCCTGGACTAAGAACTACGACGAGGGTATACCTGCCGAAGTCACGATAAGGCCGGAGCCGTTATATGCGTACCTCGATAGGACAGCTTCATCATATCCAGAGCGAACAGCCTTTGTCTATTTCGGCTCCCACGTTAAATACAAGACGCTGGCCGATCACAGCGACAGAGTGGCCAAGGCCTTGAGGGAGATGGGGGTGTCCAAAGGCGACATAGTTGCACTCTACATGCCGAACCACCCGGCGTTCGCCGTAGCCTTCTACGCCGCCGCCAAGATAGGCGCCACAGTCACGCCCATGAACCCGTTGTATACGCCGGGCGAGGTGGCCAGACAAGCGAGGGACTCGGAGGCTAGGGTGTTGTTCACAGCAGATGTACAATACGACAAGGCCATAAAGGCCAACGAGGAGTACAGGTTCGAGAAAGTGATAGTGGCCGAGATGACCGAGTATATGCCGGCGTGGCTGAAGCCTATCGCGCGGCGCCAGATCAGAGCGCCGAGGATAAAATACGGCGGCGCCGTGGTGAAGTACGCCGAGCTTCTGTCATATGAGGCCGAGGGCTATAGAGCCGCCGTAAAGCCTGAGGAGGATGTAGTGGCGCTTATGTACACAGGCGGAACTACGGGGACGCCCAAGGGCGCCGAGATCACCCACGCCAACATATCGTCGAATCTACAACAACTGAAGCCGTTCTACGACGTAGTCAGAAGGTCGCGGGGCATAGGGGCAGATGCGCCCCTCGTCCTAGTGGGGGTTCTGCCTTGGTATCATATATACGGCCAAGTGACTGTATTACACTATTCGATATTCGACGGAGATACAGTGTTGGTATACCCCCGATTTGATCTGAAGAAGATACTCTCCGACATAGGCAAATATAAGGCGTCCGTGTTCCACGGCGTTCCGACCATATTCAACGCCATAGTGAACAGCGTCGATGTAAGGAGATACGATCTGACTAGCTTGGCCTTCTGCATCTCGGGGTCCTCGCCCCTGCCCGTAGAGCTCGCGAGGAGATTCGAGGCGGCTACCGGCGCGCCGCTCAGAGAGGGATACGGCATGACGGAGACCGCTGTGGTGACGCACCTCAACCCTCTGCTCAACGGGAGACACAAGGCCGGCTCCATCGGGTTGCCCCTCCCGAGCACATACGCCGCAATAGCCGACCTTGAGAAGCCCGAGTTGCTTCCACCGGGCCAGACCGGCGAACTCGTCATTTCGGGCCCCCAAGTCATGAAGGGCTATCACAACAGGCCCGAGGAGAATAAGGAGGCCTTCTTCAACTGTTGCGGCCTGCGGTGGTTTAGAACAGGCGATATAGCGTATATGGACGAGGAGGGCTATTTCTACATAGTTGATAGGAAAAAGGACATGATCAAATACAAGGGATACTCCGTGTTCTCCAGAGAGATCGAGGAGGTCTTGTATCAACATCCGTGTGTCAAGGAGGCGGCGGTGATAGGGGTGCCCGACCAAGAGGCGGGCGAGGCGCCCAAGGCGTTCGTGGTGCTTAAGGACGAATGTAAAGAGCAGATCAAGCCGGCGGACATAATCAAGTGGGCGTCTGAGAGGTTGGCCCCCTATAAGAGACCTAGATACGTCGAGTTTAGGTCGGAGCTCCCCAAGTCGGCTGTCGGCAAGATACTAAAGCGTATCCTAAAGGAGGAGGAGCTGTCCAAATGGGCTCAGACAGGCAGATCGAATAAATAACTCACCCAAATCAATAACATTTAAAAATATAACAATCTATTAATATATGGGCTACAAATATCAATTGACACTAAATAATTTATTAAGATATGTAAACTATGTATTTAGCGATGTACCGATCGTATACAGGCCGCCCCACGGAATTAGCTATCGGTCAACGTACGGTGAGGAGTACAGAAGGATCCTCAAGTTGGCGGACGGCCTCAGGAAGCTCGGCATAGAGCCCGGCGATAGAGTCGCCTCTCTGGACTGGAACACAATTTACCACTGGGACCTCTACTGGGCGGTGCCCGGCATAGGTGCTGCGCTACACACTGTTAACGTAAGGCTGGCTCCCGAGGATATCGCCTACACGATAAACCAGGCCGGGGATAAGATGCTGATATACCACAGAGACTTCGCGCCGCTCGTTGAAAAGCTGAAGCCCGCTCTAAAGCAGGTCAAATATTACGTGCAGATATCGGATGGACAAGGCTCTGTGGGCAAGGACCCTGATATAGAGGACGTGATAAAGTCTGGAGAAGAGAGGGAGCTCCCAGAGCTGAGCGAGGATCAAGTAGCCACCGTCCTATATACTTCAGGCACCACTGGGAGGCCCAAGGGCGCCTATTTCACCCATAGACAACTAGTGTTGCACACCTTGAGCGTGGCGCTCGCAATCGTTGGGTTCAGAGGATTGAGCCGGGGGGACTGCGCAGAGGTCAGCGGTGAGCCCTGTGCTACACTCTATCTGGTGCCCATGTTCCATGTCCATGCCTGGGGCCTCCCGTGGGTCTACTCAGTGGTCGGCTGGAAGCAAGTGTTGCCGGGCCGGTTTGACTACGGCCACATCTTGAGGCTCATAGTTGAGGAAAAGGTGAAGGCCATGGCGGGAGTCCCCACCATCTTGTATATGTTGGTCACTCATCCGGATCTGAACAAATATATTTCCGAGATCAAAAGGCTGGCGCCCATATACGTAGTTGGCGGAGCGGCGTTGCCGAAGGAGCTTGCGAAGAAGGCCTCTGAGGCTGGCTTCGTGCCGCGCTCGGGCTACGGAATGACGGAGACTGCGCCGGTTGTCTCCCTCGGCTTCTTGAGACCCACTGAGAAGTGGCCGGAGGATCCAGAGAGACTCTACGATCTTATCACCATGACGGGGCTTCCGAACCCTCTGTCGGAGTTTGCGGTCTTTGACGAGAGCGATAAACCGGTCCCCAGAGACTGCAGAACAGCGGGAGAATTGGCTTTGAGAGCTCCGTGGATAACGCCGGAGTACATAGGGGACCCAGAGAAGACCAGGACTGCGTGGCGGAACGGTTGGTTTCATACGGGCGATGCCGCCGTGTGGTGTCCCGACGGGAGGATCAAGATAGTGGACAGATTGAAGGACGTGATAAAGTCCGGAGGCGAGTGGATATCATCGCTACAGCTCGAGGATTTAATAATGACGCACCCCGCCGTGGGCATAGCGGCGGTGGTCGGGCTGCCGCACGAGAAATGGGGCGAGAGGCCCGTGGCCTTCATAGTCCCAAAGCCGAA includes:
- a CDS encoding NUDIX hydrolase — protein: MKKCIVASGILVEGGRALMIYHKKLDVWLYPGGHVEPGETPAEAVVREFEEETGLRVEPVGPRLGITAPDVIEEPLPFAIMREVVRYPSEVHLHYDLIFLVERTGGTLREGRWISADDLDVLKTYPNVRELVRRALGARKP
- a CDS encoding CaiB/BaiF CoA transferase family protein yields the protein MRPLEGVRILDFTAAMAGPFATMLLADLGAEVIKIEPPEGDHARDWGPPSYGEKYSAYFASVNRGKKSIVLDLKREEAREVVYKLVKTADAVVENFRPGVAERLGVDYKNLKRFNPQLVYCSISGFGEGPYRDLPAYDLVALAMSGLMDLTGEPERPPVKFAVPITDIAAGFYCALSVTAAVLSGIPGYIEVPLIEAAISLLTHQASYYFASGEPPRRMGSAHATIVPYQAFKAKDGYFILAVGSDHLWRKFCEAIGRPELADDPRFRTNADRVKNRDELVKILERIFAEGETHHWVRLMWQNGVAAAPVYNVSQVFSDPHIKYRGVVVEANGPYGPVRMLRSPINSASMDIGRYTAPPALGEHTCEILKELGYTDEQIRDLLKSGVARSSSNSCSISRERSAPAGI
- a CDS encoding MarC family protein, translating into MFSPFEALVGAVQLYAIIDPLGAIPLLATLPNYERMHPRFLRLVATTVPVLLLLFAFAGPYILNVFGVNINGFRAAGGAVLFVIAIDILREGAPKTMGINPDEYIVVPIITPMLVGPGAITSVMVMATYYDPLTLIVAIAVASAMTYLTMKYSALLVRLVGTNALRIFARFFSLIIAAWAVQLVADGVMGLIKA
- a CDS encoding chromatin protein Cren7 translates to MSDILDKEYEVVVEGRRYMLKPEKAWVLQPPGKPGVVVALFRTPDGKVVRRVIARVPPE
- a CDS encoding cobalamin-independent methionine synthase II family protein, with the translated sequence MLPRAFVTSVVGSWPRPKWLLEAFERREAGLIDDETLKIYMDDAVRLAIQDQVDAGIDVVTDGEQRRTSFVAFVGQKLKGFKVVKVDELHPEAREIMKRHKAPLTIWRPVISGYIEDSIIAEDEAKFARAVSPRPIKVTLPSPYLIMWESWHQKISSPYYPRPEDAAEAYAKVLRREIARLIDAGVAFIQLDEPMLGDLLEASETEPDRYKRVAMEIYGQKYRGLKDEIRLAVDLVNEVVQGYGTVVRIGVHLDRWPAEDSPVVGYERLAPAIFDLKVRQYVVEYKAPRMGDPAEFAKILPSDKELGLGSVDVRNPKAVETPEEIVAHVERVVKYVDPTKIWLNPDCGFAPGQFRAFPRDVARAKLKAMAEAARKLREKYWWV
- a CDS encoding Zn-ribbon domain-containing OB-fold protein, producing the protein MSTIIQKLREYLDKAEAEQLSQLDRLVASTGLPVVRDQKTGALIWVDVRELRLRFQLSVNRISKFIEGLSQERLYYTVCKRCGSVYFPPQADCPKCKASDMEWREASREGELITWTVINVKPASFAHNRDYVVGIVRMPEGFNVTAWVDADPRTLKPGMKMRLVVGKRAGEGYLTYWFRPA
- a CDS encoding thiolase domain-containing protein; this translates as MRKVAVVGVGVSKFGYRPDVSLPELAWESVKEALDDARLDTKDIEAFVVGNVGGWSSEPLPAVVVGEYCGLAPHSGIRVEAACASGSSAVRTAYHMVASGEADIVMAIGVEKMNESPTPTVVEFIGRAGNYFWEFENFGLTFPGYYALHATAYMNKYGATEADLCEVAVKNHYYGSMNPKAQFQKPITLEECLKSKYVAWPLKLYDSSPITDGSAAVVLASEEVARKITDTPVWIKAIGAANGTSNLSKRADFTGLEAARLAAERAYRRAGIDPSEPVKYLDVAEVHDCFTIAEIMAYEDLGFAKRGEGYLLAREKQTYIGGRIPVNLSGGLKAKGHPIGATGVAMIAELTRQLRQEVERGRQAPIRRGMALAHNVGGTGHYAFVTILSL
- a CDS encoding acyl-CoA dehydrogenase family protein, with protein sequence MVFPLDSITDFSVVLTPEHEMFRKAVREFVEREIAPRAMEIEERDRPPLDIIKKIAEQGFYGIGVPEQYGGQGGDHRMAAIMSEEFCRVLPGLSVYFGTNELFMTPILLFGTEEQRRKYIPPIARGEKLGAFAVTEPCCGSDVAGIQTKAEKRGDKWVINGRKAFISSSDVADYFVVLARTYPPPDKRARYLGLTFFIVEKGTPGFRVEQCYHKMGLHGDNACELVFDNVEVPDENRVGEEGMGFIYAMETFDRTRIGVAAQAVGMAQGAFERAFQYVHQRQAFGVPVAYFQAIQFSLMDMAAKLFSARLLTYLAAKLADDGRREFTFVASLAKFYATEVAEEIISEAINLHGGVGVIVETGIERFLRDVKITQIYEGANNIQRLTAYRQLIRLLREKGQIPEEVAKLVT
- a CDS encoding long-chain-fatty-acid--CoA ligase gives rise to the protein MESHEIFEKYIKNRPWTKNYDEGIPAEVTIRPEPLYAYLDRTASSYPERTAFVYFGSHVKYKTLADHSDRVAKALREMGVSKGDIVALYMPNHPAFAVAFYAAAKIGATVTPMNPLYTPGEVARQARDSEARVLFTADVQYDKAIKANEEYRFEKVIVAEMTEYMPAWLKPIARRQIRAPRIKYGGAVVKYAELLSYEAEGYRAAVKPEEDVVALMYTGGTTGTPKGAEITHANISSNLQQLKPFYDVVRRSRGIGADAPLVLVGVLPWYHIYGQVTVLHYSIFDGDTVLVYPRFDLKKILSDIGKYKASVFHGVPTIFNAIVNSVDVRRYDLTSLAFCISGSSPLPVELARRFEAATGAPLREGYGMTETAVVTHLNPLLNGRHKAGSIGLPLPSTYAAIADLEKPELLPPGQTGELVISGPQVMKGYHNRPEENKEAFFNCCGLRWFRTGDIAYMDEEGYFYIVDRKKDMIKYKGYSVFSREIEEVLYQHPCVKEAAVIGVPDQEAGEAPKAFVVLKDECKEQIKPADIIKWASERLAPYKRPRYVEFRSELPKSAVGKILKRILKEEELSKWAQTGRSNK
- a CDS encoding long-chain-fatty-acid--CoA ligase: MGYKYQLTLNNLLRYVNYVFSDVPIVYRPPHGISYRSTYGEEYRRILKLADGLRKLGIEPGDRVASLDWNTIYHWDLYWAVPGIGAALHTVNVRLAPEDIAYTINQAGDKMLIYHRDFAPLVEKLKPALKQVKYYVQISDGQGSVGKDPDIEDVIKSGEERELPELSEDQVATVLYTSGTTGRPKGAYFTHRQLVLHTLSVALAIVGFRGLSRGDCAEVSGEPCATLYLVPMFHVHAWGLPWVYSVVGWKQVLPGRFDYGHILRLIVEEKVKAMAGVPTILYMLVTHPDLNKYISEIKRLAPIYVVGGAALPKELAKKASEAGFVPRSGYGMTETAPVVSLGFLRPTEKWPEDPERLYDLITMTGLPNPLSEFAVFDESDKPVPRDCRTAGELALRAPWITPEYIGDPEKTRTAWRNGWFHTGDAAVWCPDGRIKIVDRLKDVIKSGGEWISSLQLEDLIMTHPAVGIAAVVGLPHEKWGERPVAFIVPKPNAAVTPEDITSHLLKFVEAGKIPKWWLPDKVVIVNDLPMTGTGKIDKKALREKYRDLLRQSI